Within the Pelagovum pacificum genome, the region GAAACGGCTGGACCAAGGGATTTCAAAGCGCGCACGTCGGTCCTCCGGTGGAAACGTGCGCAAAGTTTCATCAGTTTGAAAAAGGCGCAAGCCACCGCAGGTCGGTCCGAGAGAATCCTTGAGGTCGCCGATCTGGTCCTCGGCGCTTGAAGCGAAATTGCCGCCGACCTGCCGGTAAGGCTTTTCCCCTTCGTAGAGGAAAGAGATCGAATCCAGAACATCGGTGCCGAAGTTGTACGGGATTTGTACGGATCGCTCGCGAAAACATCCGTTTTGTACCGCACTTAACGACAGAACATACGCTCTCCACGTTTATGGCGGAGCGACAAAAGGGCTAATTTTCAGGGCTTTAAGTGGTGCTGCCGCGGAGGATCGAACTCCGGACCTCTCCCTTACCAAGGGAGTGCTCTACCCCTGAGCTACGGCAGCGATGGCGCGGGGATTAGCCGCTCTCTTTCGGGCGTGCAAGCCCCGTCTGGACGGTTTTCGGCGTTTGCGGTAACCGGGGGCATGGATGACAAGCGTGGCAAGTCAGGCGCGGGCGAAACGCGGGAGGCGCGGCTGAAGGCGGCGCTCAAGGCCAACATCGCGAAACGCAAGGCACAGGCAAAGGCGCGCGACCGGGAAGACGAGCCCGGCGACGAGCAGGAATAGGGGTCACCTCATGGATTCGATCATCGTCAGGGGCGGCAAACCGCTCTCGGGTCAGATCAACATCGCCGGCGCCAAGAACGCCGCTCTGGCGCTCATGCCGGCGACGCTTCTGTCGGACGAACCGCTGACGCTCACCAACGCGCCGCGGCTGTCGGACATCAAGACGATGACCAGCCTGCTCCAGTCGCTCGGCGCCGAGGTCACCTCGATGCAGGACGGCAAGGTGATCGCGCTGTCCTCGCACAACCTGACCTCCACGCGTGCCGACTACGAGATCGTGCGCAAGATGCGGGCTTCGAACCTGGTGCTCGGCCCGCTGCTGGCGCGCGCGCACGAAGCGATCGTGTCGCTGCCCGGCGGCTGCGCCATCGGCGCCCGGCCGATGGATCTGCATGTCACCGCGCTGGAAGCGCTGGGCGCGGAGATCGAACTGAAGGACGGCTACCTGCACGCCGTCGCCAGGGGCGGGCTCAAGGGCGCGCGGGTGCCGCTGCGCTTTGCCAGCGTGGGCGCGACCGAGAACGCGCTGATGGCCGCCACGCTCGCCAAGGGCACGACGCTGATCGAGAATGCAGCCCGTGAGCCCGAGATCGTCGATCTCGCCCGCTGCCTGCGCGCGATGGGCGCCCAGATCGACGGCGAGGGCACCTCCACCATCGAGATCCAGGGCGTCGACCGACTGAATGCCGCCACGCACCGTGTCGTCTCCGACCGGATCGAGCTCGGCACCTACATGCTGGCCCCGGTCATCGCCGGTGGCGAAGTGGAGTGCCTCGGCGGCACGATGGAGCTGGTCCAGTCCTTCTGCGAGCGGCTCGATGCCGCCGACATTCATGTCGAGGAAACGGCCAACGGGCTGAAGGTCGCCCGTCGCAACGGTCGCCCGCGTGCCGTCGATGTGGTGACCGAACCGTTCCCCGGTTTCCCGACCGACCTTCAGGCGCAGATGATGGCGATGCTCTGCACCGCAGAGGGCACCTCGGTGCTGGAAGAGCGCATCTTCGAGAACCGCTTCATGCATGCGCCCGAACTGGTGCGGATGGGCGCGAACATAGACGTCCAGGGCGGCACCGCGAAGGTGACCGGCGTCGAGCGCATGAAAGGCGCA harbors:
- the murA gene encoding UDP-N-acetylglucosamine 1-carboxyvinyltransferase; translation: MDSIIVRGGKPLSGQINIAGAKNAALALMPATLLSDEPLTLTNAPRLSDIKTMTSLLQSLGAEVTSMQDGKVIALSSHNLTSTRADYEIVRKMRASNLVLGPLLARAHEAIVSLPGGCAIGARPMDLHVTALEALGAEIELKDGYLHAVARGGLKGARVPLRFASVGATENALMAATLAKGTTLIENAAREPEIVDLARCLRAMGAQIDGEGTSTIEIQGVDRLNAATHRVVSDRIELGTYMLAPVIAGGEVECLGGTMELVQSFCERLDAADIHVEETANGLKVARRNGRPRAVDVVTEPFPGFPTDLQAQMMAMLCTAEGTSVLEERIFENRFMHAPELVRMGANIDVQGGTAKVTGVERMKGAPVMATDLRASVSLILAGLAAEGETRVNRVYHLDRGYEHVEEKLGAVGADIERVAGE